The window TCACCCATCCACCAGTGGTGAAGTCCCCACTCGCGAGCGTGGGAATCAACCACCCCATCACCGACGAACGACTCCAAACAGGTTGACAGGTTCCGGGCCACGGCTATTTTGTCCATTTGTAACGCACGTCGGAGGCGTACGGCGTAAACCCGATCCGTTCGTACAACCGCATGGCAGCGATGTTGTCGTCGTCGACATAAAGCAGTACGGCGGCGAGCCCGTCGCCGTGTAGATGATGCAGCCCGGCCAGCGTCAGGGTCTTTCCTAGGCCGAGTCCCTGTGCGCGGGGTTCCACTCCGACGACGTACACCTCGCCGATCGCCTCGGGAGTGCCGCCGTCGTGGACCTTCGTCCAGTGGAAGCCTGCGATGGCGCCGCGCTCCAATGCCGATTCGTCGCCTGCCGACCGCAGCGAATCTGTCGTCACTTCGGCGATCAGAAATCCGGCCGGGTCAAACCAGGTTTCGGCCATCCGGGCGTCGAGATCCGCGCGGCTCCAGTGACCTTGTTCGGGGTGGGTGGCGAAGGCGGCCGCGTTGACCGCGAGCCATTCGTCTTCGTCCTGGCCGGGTACGAACGGACGGATCTCGACGCCGTCGGGGAGCGTCGCCTCGGCTATGGACTCGTCGAGCGGGCGACGCAGTTGCCACAGCACGCGGGCCTTGTCGAAGCCGGCGCGTTGCGCAAGGGCCTGGGCCGCCGGGAGGTTGCCGTGTGCCCACACGTGTAGCGCGGGCGCGTCCTGTTGAAGCGCCTCGACGAGGGAGGCGCCGATTCCGATGCCGCGGTGACCCGGGTGTACGGCGAGTTCGCCATTGCGGCCGGCTTCGTCGTCGGGGCTCGTGATCGCGTACCCGGCGACGAGGTCACCGCGCA of the Antricoccus suffuscus genome contains:
- the mshD gene encoding mycothiol synthase translates to MSTEVQIAREEAVSAERRTQILDLVEAATSADGVSPLDEQSLLQLRDPAGSPGVRHLLALRGDLVAGYAITSPDDEAGRNGELAVHPGHRGIGIGASLVEALQQDAPALHVWAHGNLPAAQALAQRAGFDKARVLWQLRRPLDESIAEATLPDGVEIRPFVPGQDEDEWLAVNAAAFATHPEQGHWSRADLDARMAETWFDPAGFLIAEVTTDSLRSAGDESALERGAIAGFHWTKVHDGGTPEAIGEVYVVGVEPRAQGLGLGKTLTLAGLHHLHGDGLAAVLLYVDDDNIAAMRLYERIGFTPYASDVRYKWTK